Proteins encoded together in one Oxalobacteraceae sp. CFBP 8761 window:
- a CDS encoding sel1 repeat family protein codes for MPDTSLYSAEFLRVKGLAERGVAEAQHSLGFMYVNGQGVAQSDELAVRWYRLAATANLAQAQYNLGVMLQKGQGVTQDFMLAAHWYERAASQGYALAQYNLGWLYAKGQGVAQDVGRALHWFRLAAEQGEPGAQHNLGMMYDTGKGVAQDQDAALDWYRRAATQGYARSQHSLGLRYDSGQGVARDPAQALEWLRKAALQGYAPAQFNLGLRYDKGQDVEADGEQAMLWYGRAGIQGHASSQFNLALMYDTGHGVPQDDALAAIWYRRAAQQGHAGAQDSLGMRHEHGQGVVQDAAQAAIWYRRAAEQGLPVAQYHLGQLLDTGNGVERDAVEATAWYRKAAEQGHLGAQFDLGLRHENGIGAAQDSVQALGWYRRAAAQGYAAAQYMVATLLDRLDLGDPAEATDWLHKAADQKHALAQFELGLRYDCAKGADKDYEAAHFWYLCAARQGHARAQFNLGVMYAAGQGAPRDLVEAYAWLHRAGGAGIRPARDYLARTARRMDAQQLSLAESLLHA; via the coding sequence ATGCCCGACACGTCGTTGTACAGCGCCGAATTCCTGCGTGTGAAAGGACTGGCCGAGCGTGGCGTCGCTGAAGCCCAGCACAGCCTGGGCTTCATGTACGTGAACGGCCAGGGCGTGGCGCAAAGCGATGAACTGGCAGTGCGCTGGTACCGGCTTGCGGCCACGGCCAACCTGGCGCAGGCCCAGTACAACCTCGGCGTGATGCTGCAGAAGGGCCAGGGCGTAACGCAGGACTTCATGCTGGCCGCCCACTGGTACGAGCGCGCCGCCAGCCAGGGCTACGCGCTGGCCCAGTACAACCTGGGCTGGCTGTACGCCAAGGGGCAGGGCGTGGCGCAGGACGTGGGCCGCGCGCTGCACTGGTTCCGCCTCGCCGCAGAGCAGGGCGAACCGGGCGCCCAGCACAATCTCGGGATGATGTACGACACCGGCAAGGGCGTGGCGCAGGACCAGGATGCGGCCCTGGACTGGTACCGGCGCGCGGCCACCCAGGGCTACGCGCGTTCGCAGCACAGCCTCGGCCTGCGCTACGACAGCGGCCAGGGCGTGGCACGCGATCCGGCGCAGGCGCTCGAGTGGTTGCGCAAGGCCGCGCTGCAGGGCTACGCGCCGGCCCAGTTCAATCTGGGCCTGCGCTACGACAAGGGCCAGGACGTGGAAGCGGACGGCGAACAGGCGATGCTGTGGTACGGCCGCGCGGGCATCCAGGGCCATGCCAGCTCGCAGTTCAATCTGGCGCTGATGTACGACACGGGCCACGGCGTGCCGCAGGACGATGCGCTGGCCGCCATCTGGTACCGGCGCGCCGCGCAGCAGGGCCATGCGGGTGCGCAGGACAGCCTGGGCATGCGCCACGAGCACGGCCAGGGCGTGGTGCAGGATGCGGCGCAGGCGGCCATCTGGTACCGCCGTGCGGCCGAGCAGGGCTTGCCGGTGGCGCAGTACCACCTCGGGCAGCTGCTCGACACCGGCAACGGCGTCGAGCGCGATGCGGTGGAGGCCACCGCCTGGTACCGCAAGGCGGCCGAGCAGGGCCACCTGGGCGCGCAGTTCGACCTGGGCCTGCGCCACGAAAACGGCATCGGTGCGGCGCAGGACAGCGTGCAGGCACTCGGGTGGTACCGGCGCGCTGCAGCGCAGGGTTACGCGGCGGCCCAGTACATGGTGGCCACGCTGCTCGACCGGCTCGATCTGGGCGATCCGGCCGAAGCTACCGACTGGCTGCACAAGGCGGCCGACCAGAAGCACGCGCTGGCGCAGTTCGAACTGGGGCTGCGCTACGACTGCGCCAAGGGCGCGGACAAGGATTACGAAGCCGCCCATTTCTGGTACCTGTGCGCAGCGCGCCAGGGCCACGCGCGGGCCCAGTTCAACCTGGGCGTGATGTATGCGGCGGGGCAGGGCGCGCCGCGCGATCTGGTGGAAGCGTATGCGTGGCTGCATCGGGCGGGCGGCGCCGGGATCCGGCCGGCACGCGACTACCTGGCCCGCACCGCGCGCCGCATGGATGCGCAGCAGCTGTCACTGGCCGAAAGCTTGCTGCATGCTTAA